A stretch of the Klebsiella sp. WP3-W18-ESBL-02 genome encodes the following:
- the eexN gene encoding IncN-type entry exclusion lipoprotein EexN produces the protein MKKLLLVIPFLLVACDASHDVEWYKKHEKERKATIQECKKDADELQKPDCKNAREADRQLFVFGKKDGEINSPKI, from the coding sequence ATGAAAAAACTACTGCTTGTTATCCCTTTCCTCCTGGTGGCCTGCGATGCCTCGCATGACGTGGAGTGGTACAAAAAACATGAGAAAGAGCGCAAGGCAACAATTCAGGAATGCAAGAAAGACGCGGATGAACTTCAGAAACCTGATTGCAAAAACGCGCGCGAAGCCGATCGTCAGCTGTTTGTGTTCGGCAAAAAAGACGGCGAAATCAATTCACCGAAAATTTAG
- a CDS encoding type IV secretion system protein has protein sequence MAFTLVADIFAKVDGAITSMVSANVATIISDVTPLIATCLTIKLMVQGMYSAFNPGAGDSLSSLIKEYLSIALILSFATAGGWYQQELVNVALHLPDDFAGILSAPNKVGASGVPAIIDSGIEKGIKIVNTAWEAADVFSSSGLAAYAIGGIMMIATVVLGGLGAGFVIMAKILLAVTLCFGPIAIFCLLWGATKNIFARWLASVINYGLVVVILALVFGFIMQMFDNLLSSMNSDAAYSSITGSISALLLTVISVFVLFQIPQIAASWGSGISAGVADAARSTGSSMQALGNMGSHGMFGGNAFRGGNSGGGQQSAGGGSGSNSGGSSGSNLSGKARGSRGKKAA, from the coding sequence ATGGCATTCACCCTAGTCGCAGACATTTTCGCAAAAGTAGACGGGGCGATTACGTCAATGGTGAGCGCCAATGTTGCCACCATTATCTCTGATGTAACGCCTCTGATTGCCACCTGTCTGACAATCAAGCTGATGGTTCAGGGGATGTACTCAGCGTTTAATCCGGGGGCGGGCGACAGCCTGAGTTCGCTGATTAAAGAGTATCTTTCCATAGCCCTTATCCTGAGCTTTGCAACGGCGGGCGGCTGGTATCAACAGGAACTGGTCAACGTGGCGCTTCACCTGCCGGATGATTTTGCTGGGATACTGTCTGCCCCTAATAAAGTCGGTGCAAGTGGCGTACCGGCGATTATTGATAGCGGTATTGAAAAAGGTATCAAGATCGTCAACACCGCATGGGAAGCCGCAGACGTGTTTTCATCGAGCGGCCTGGCCGCGTATGCCATTGGCGGCATTATGATGATTGCTACCGTTGTGCTGGGCGGCCTCGGTGCGGGCTTTGTGATCATGGCTAAAATCCTTCTGGCCGTTACGCTTTGTTTTGGCCCGATTGCAATCTTCTGCCTGCTGTGGGGAGCGACAAAAAACATCTTTGCTCGCTGGCTGGCGTCGGTCATTAACTATGGCCTTGTCGTCGTCATTCTTGCGCTCGTGTTTGGTTTCATCATGCAGATGTTCGACAACCTCCTGTCCTCGATGAACTCTGATGCCGCTTACTCATCAATCACTGGTTCTATCTCCGCCTTATTACTGACGGTCATTTCCGTTTTCGTTCTGTTCCAGATTCCGCAAATTGCCGCCAGCTGGGGTAGCGGTATCAGCGCCGGAGTTGCTGACGCCGCACGCTCTACGGGTTCTTCCATGCAGGCGCTTGGCAATATGGGCAGCCACGGCATGTTTGGCGGTAATGCGTTCAGAGGCGGTAACAGTGGCGGCGGCCAGCAATCGGCAGGTGGAGGAAGTGGCAGCAACAGCGGAGGAAGCAGTGGTTCTAATTTAAGTGGTAAGGCAAGGGGCAGTCGAGGGAAGAAGGCTGCATAA
- a CDS encoding lytic transglycosylase domain-containing protein: MSKHPKLLVLALACLACAGRASAAPASDEVARLAQRCAPDVSPLTMAYIVGHESSNGPYRININGGSTQLKQQPRTEAEAVSVSKVLLKDNKSFDMGLAQINSNNLVGLGLSVDDIFKPCINLRASQTILKACYDSALKSYPAGQVALRHALSCYNTGSLINGISNGYVTKVINVARQSTDLKIPTLLPDGQTSEDSTATEPQQAKSTATQYDGEQDVFGSSDGDAFSRNNTDAFLTKQETAKGE; the protein is encoded by the coding sequence ATGAGTAAACATCCAAAACTTCTGGTTCTCGCTCTGGCCTGCCTTGCTTGTGCTGGCCGTGCCAGTGCTGCGCCTGCCTCAGATGAAGTTGCCAGGCTTGCGCAGAGATGTGCGCCTGATGTTTCACCCTTAACAATGGCGTACATCGTCGGCCATGAGTCCTCAAATGGGCCGTACAGGATCAATATTAACGGTGGTAGTACCCAGTTAAAACAGCAACCACGTACTGAAGCTGAGGCCGTCAGCGTTTCGAAAGTTCTGCTGAAGGATAATAAAAGTTTTGATATGGGCCTTGCACAAATTAACTCAAATAATTTAGTGGGCCTGGGTCTTTCGGTTGACGATATTTTCAAGCCCTGCATCAACCTGCGGGCGAGCCAGACCATCCTTAAAGCCTGTTATGATAGCGCCCTGAAATCCTATCCAGCCGGGCAGGTTGCGCTGAGACACGCGCTTTCCTGCTACAACACCGGCTCACTCATAAACGGGATTTCTAACGGGTATGTCACGAAAGTTATCAACGTGGCGCGTCAATCAACTGATTTGAAAATCCCTACGCTGCTACCTGATGGCCAGACCAGTGAGGACAGCACCGCGACTGAGCCTCAGCAGGCAAAAAGTACGGCCACGCAGTATGACGGTGAACAAGATGTTTTTGGTTCGAGTGATGGCGATGCCTTCAGCCGAAATAATACGGATGCCTTTTTAACCAAACAGGAAACAGCGAAGGGGGAGTGA
- a CDS encoding TrbG/VirB9 family P-type conjugative transfer protein — MKKLLLSAVVLSVLGGAATNVMALEVGRNSPYDYRIKSVVYNPVNVVKIDAIAGVATHIVVAPDETYITHAFGDSESWTFAHKMNHFFVKPKQAMSDTNLVIVTDKRTYNIVLHFIGEETKKNADGTVSKSFIETPWAVRQAVLQLTYEYPFEQQEKAKSAADKKRITQKLKQTAFAGAKNYQYVMSEQPEMRSIQPVHVWDNYRFTRFEFPANAELPQVYMISASGKETLPNSHVVGENRNIIEVETVAKEWRIRLGDKVVGVRNNNFAPGAGAVATGTASPDVRRVQIGEDN; from the coding sequence ATGAAAAAACTACTTCTTTCAGCAGTCGTTTTGTCAGTCCTGGGAGGCGCGGCCACTAACGTTATGGCGCTTGAGGTTGGCCGCAATTCTCCTTATGACTATCGCATTAAAAGCGTTGTTTATAACCCTGTTAATGTGGTCAAAATTGACGCTATCGCCGGTGTGGCTACCCACATTGTTGTCGCGCCTGACGAAACCTATATCACTCATGCTTTTGGCGATTCTGAAAGCTGGACGTTTGCGCACAAAATGAACCATTTTTTTGTGAAGCCGAAACAGGCCATGAGTGATACCAACCTGGTGATCGTCACCGATAAGCGCACCTATAACATCGTCCTCCATTTCATCGGTGAAGAAACGAAGAAAAATGCAGACGGTACGGTATCAAAATCCTTTATTGAAACGCCGTGGGCTGTGCGCCAGGCCGTTCTTCAGCTGACCTATGAATATCCGTTTGAGCAGCAGGAAAAAGCCAAAAGCGCGGCTGATAAAAAACGCATTACGCAGAAGCTGAAGCAGACGGCTTTTGCGGGGGCGAAGAACTATCAGTACGTAATGAGCGAACAGCCTGAAATGCGCAGCATCCAGCCGGTTCACGTCTGGGATAACTACCGCTTTACCCGGTTTGAGTTTCCGGCCAATGCGGAGTTACCGCAGGTCTACATGATCTCGGCCAGTGGCAAAGAAACGCTGCCTAACTCTCATGTTGTGGGTGAGAACCGCAACATCATCGAGGTGGAAACCGTCGCTAAAGAGTGGCGTATTCGTCTGGGCGATAAAGTCGTTGGCGTTCGTAATAATAATTTCGCGCCGGGCGCCGGTGCGGTAGCAACCGGTACGGCTTCCCCGGATGTGCGCAGGGTTCAAATTGGGGAGGATAACTGA
- a CDS encoding VirB3 family type IV secretion system protein, which produces MFVDGKRPLFKGATRLPRALGVPRNVAMMIFMISASLFMIIHMWAILVFVFLWIPSAALTKYDDRMFRIMGLWLKTKFSNWFDSPFKQWGGSSYSSVDYKRKGLK; this is translated from the coding sequence ATGTTCGTTGACGGGAAAAGACCGCTTTTCAAAGGTGCGACTCGCTTACCTCGCGCGCTGGGTGTACCACGTAATGTAGCTATGATGATATTCATGATTTCTGCCTCGCTTTTTATGATTATTCATATGTGGGCGATCCTGGTGTTCGTCTTTTTGTGGATTCCTTCAGCTGCATTAACAAAATATGACGACCGCATGTTTCGAATTATGGGCCTGTGGTTGAAAACCAAATTCAGTAATTGGTTTGATTCTCCGTTTAAGCAGTGGGGAGGATCGTCTTATTCCTCTGTTGACTACAAACGTAAGGGTTTAAAATAA
- the virB10 gene encoding type IV secretion system protein VirB10, with protein MARKSVDVDQELDENTGDGEFESERGGFNGSNRRSAPGMKAFVILMALLALVFIGITVMGKIRAPAKAEADKDGGKAQQANTLPNYSFNSDPDVNKPATAQNSATDARAVQAAAQADADAGSSNTGARTSNKRKEPSPEELAMQRRLGGELAQTNQAATSNSPGVQPQDNETSEGSSALAKNLTPARLKASRAGVMANPSLTVPKGKMIPCGTGTELDTTVPGQVSCRVSQDVYSADGLVRLIDKGSWVDGQITGGIKDGQARVFVLWERIRNDQDGTIVNIDSAGTNSLGSAGIPGQVDTHMWERLRGAIMISLFSDTLTALVNQTQSNNIQYNSTENSGEQLASEALRSYMSIPPTLYDQQGDAVSIFVARDLDFSGVYTLADN; from the coding sequence ATGGCCCGTAAAAGTGTCGATGTAGATCAGGAACTCGATGAAAACACCGGAGACGGTGAATTTGAAAGCGAGCGTGGCGGATTTAATGGCAGTAACCGCCGTTCGGCTCCTGGTATGAAAGCCTTTGTCATACTGATGGCGCTGCTTGCTTTGGTATTCATCGGGATTACGGTCATGGGTAAAATTCGCGCCCCGGCTAAAGCTGAAGCTGATAAAGACGGTGGTAAAGCGCAACAGGCCAATACACTGCCAAACTACAGCTTTAACAGCGATCCTGATGTTAATAAACCTGCAACTGCGCAGAATAGCGCCACTGATGCCCGTGCTGTGCAGGCTGCCGCACAGGCAGATGCAGATGCGGGCAGCAGCAATACCGGCGCGCGTACCTCTAATAAGCGTAAAGAACCTTCGCCTGAAGAACTGGCTATGCAGCGTCGTCTGGGCGGCGAGCTGGCCCAGACTAATCAGGCGGCTACAAGCAATAGTCCCGGAGTGCAGCCCCAGGACAACGAAACAAGCGAAGGTAGTTCAGCACTCGCTAAAAACCTGACTCCTGCAAGGCTGAAGGCTAGCCGCGCTGGAGTCATGGCTAATCCCAGCCTGACTGTTCCGAAAGGCAAAATGATCCCCTGTGGTACCGGCACCGAGCTGGATACCACTGTTCCGGGTCAGGTTTCCTGCCGGGTTTCACAGGACGTTTACTCAGCTGATGGACTCGTTAGGCTGATTGATAAAGGCTCATGGGTTGACGGGCAGATTACCGGTGGTATCAAAGACGGCCAGGCGCGCGTGTTTGTTCTCTGGGAGCGTATCCGCAATGACCAGGACGGAACAATCGTTAATATTGACAGTGCCGGAACGAACTCACTCGGCAGCGCGGGGATTCCGGGCCAGGTGGATACCCATATGTGGGAGCGTCTGCGTGGTGCGATCATGATTTCGTTGTTCTCTGACACCTTAACGGCGCTGGTTAACCAGACGCAGAGTAATAACATTCAGTACAACAGTACAGAAAACAGCGGTGAGCAGCTGGCGTCTGAAGCACTCCGCTCTTACATGTCTATCCCCCCTACCCTCTACGATCAGCAGGGTGATGCGGTGAGCATTTTTGTTGCCCGCGACCTCGATTTCAGCGGCGTTTATACGCTCGCAGACAACTAA
- a CDS encoding conjugal transfer protein TraN: MGVLLISACSSGHKPPPEPDWSNTVPVNKTIPVDTQGGANES; the protein is encoded by the coding sequence ATGGGAGTTCTTCTGATTAGCGCCTGTTCCAGCGGGCATAAACCGCCACCGGAGCCGGACTGGAGCAACACCGTTCCAGTAAACAAAACAATCCCGGTTGATACGCAAGGTGGTGCAAATGAAAGCTAA
- a CDS encoding TrbM/KikA/MpfK family conjugal transfer protein, with protein sequence MKKLLIPLIAAGSLLYLPASHAEDPCKVIMCMAGKLTGDSGGSECNSAEAAFFNIVKKNKHGFLPNHTRDARKAFLNECPDNGEGGSNQSMISQIISKYGKVRL encoded by the coding sequence ATGAAGAAACTCTTAATCCCTCTGATAGCAGCTGGTAGTCTGCTTTATCTTCCTGCCAGCCATGCTGAAGATCCCTGCAAAGTTATTATGTGCATGGCGGGCAAGCTCACCGGCGATAGCGGCGGAAGCGAGTGTAACAGTGCTGAAGCTGCTTTCTTCAATATCGTTAAAAAGAACAAGCACGGCTTTTTACCCAACCACACGAGGGATGCCAGGAAGGCTTTTCTTAATGAATGCCCGGATAATGGCGAAGGTGGAAGTAACCAGTCGATGATAAGCCAGATCATAAGTAAATACGGGAAAGTTCGCTTATAG
- a CDS encoding VirB4 family type IV secretion/conjugal transfer ATPase, which yields MRAATATKPKKIDAYRKEPSVNKKYLPYSYHLNDYVISMENGDLMAFFKLDGRTHDCASDRELVTWHKDLNTLVKSFGTDHVELWTHEYHHEAKEYPDGEYDHFFPAYVDQYNRKLHGDSKQLINDLYLTVIYKQVGDKTQKFLAKFEKPTRDEIQRMQNEALEGLEDISEQILEAMKPYGIQQLGIYYRDKRGVEIPAPDKKEREELAEVDESDIFDEAIVIERNEPEPSQAHAYSKALEFLYFLANMEWAIVPVCRDRIREYIMDNRPVSSLWGDVVQIRTVDHNFYTTGIEFREYEEDTEPGQLNMLKEADFEYLLTQSFSCLSESSAKTFLTHQEKSLQETRDRAQSQLAQLGTALDMLTSREFVMGYHHGTVHVWDNDQNAVQRKARRVKVMLTGCGVVGGTLSLASEAAYYARLPGNQKWAPRPVPINSWNFLHFSPFHNFMRGKPDNNPWGPALTMFRTISGTPLYFNFHVTPLEELSYGKRPLGHALITGMSGEGKTTLLNFLLAQSMKYNPRLFVYDRDRGMEPFIRSVGGYYKVLQQGMPSGFAPLQIEPTKRNIALIKNLFRICVETTNNGPISATMATELAEGVDAVMGEGSLIPREARTVTILDGYVNEVVENGVSLKGLLREWTREGQYGWLFDNDKDSLDLSANDIFGFDLSEFIAAKEEVSSPARTPLMMYLLYRVRDSIDGKRRVIQCFDEFHAYLDDPVIEREVKRGIKTDRKKDAIYVFATQEPNDALSSRIGRTIMSQTVTKICLRDPEAIREDYAFLTDAEYDALMSITEHSRQFLVKQGQQSAIASFNLYPRNSDDIDADIKTMDNVLSVLSGEPQNAEIAHELVERLGNDPEVWLKEYWRLTA from the coding sequence ATGAGAGCTGCCACCGCTACGAAGCCAAAAAAAATTGATGCCTACCGTAAGGAGCCATCAGTAAATAAAAAGTATTTGCCCTATTCTTATCACCTCAATGATTACGTGATTTCGATGGAAAACGGCGATCTGATGGCTTTTTTCAAGCTGGATGGCCGCACACATGACTGCGCATCAGATCGGGAACTGGTCACCTGGCATAAAGACCTTAATACGCTGGTCAAGAGCTTCGGAACAGACCATGTAGAGCTGTGGACGCATGAATATCACCATGAGGCTAAAGAGTACCCGGATGGTGAGTATGACCATTTTTTCCCTGCTTATGTTGATCAATATAACCGTAAGCTGCACGGTGATTCCAAGCAGCTGATTAATGACCTTTATCTGACCGTTATTTACAAACAGGTAGGGGATAAAACACAGAAGTTTCTGGCGAAATTTGAAAAGCCGACTCGTGACGAAATTCAGCGAATGCAGAATGAGGCGCTTGAAGGTCTGGAAGATATTTCTGAACAAATCCTGGAAGCAATGAAGCCGTATGGCATTCAGCAGTTGGGTATCTATTATCGTGACAAACGCGGTGTTGAAATTCCTGCGCCTGATAAAAAAGAACGTGAAGAACTTGCTGAAGTCGATGAATCAGACATTTTTGACGAAGCCATTGTTATCGAACGCAACGAGCCTGAACCTTCGCAGGCTCACGCTTATTCAAAAGCGCTGGAGTTCCTTTATTTCCTCGCAAATATGGAATGGGCCATCGTGCCTGTTTGCCGTGATCGTATCCGTGAGTACATCATGGACAACCGCCCTGTTAGCTCACTGTGGGGGGATGTTGTCCAGATCAGAACGGTAGATCACAACTTCTATACCACCGGCATTGAATTTCGTGAATACGAAGAAGATACAGAGCCAGGCCAGCTTAACATGCTTAAAGAAGCCGATTTTGAATACCTTCTGACGCAGAGTTTTTCTTGCCTCTCTGAATCTTCAGCTAAAACGTTTCTGACGCATCAGGAAAAATCTTTGCAGGAAACGCGCGACCGTGCGCAAAGCCAGCTGGCACAGCTTGGTACCGCGCTCGATATGCTGACGTCCAGAGAGTTCGTGATGGGCTACCATCATGGAACCGTGCATGTCTGGGATAATGACCAAAACGCGGTACAGCGCAAAGCGCGTCGTGTGAAGGTTATGCTAACCGGCTGTGGCGTGGTTGGCGGGACTCTCAGCCTGGCCTCTGAGGCTGCATATTATGCGAGACTGCCTGGCAACCAGAAATGGGCGCCGCGCCCGGTTCCGATAAACTCATGGAACTTCCTGCACTTCAGCCCGTTCCACAATTTTATGCGTGGCAAGCCTGACAATAACCCGTGGGGGCCAGCGCTGACCATGTTCCGCACGATCAGCGGTACGCCACTCTATTTTAATTTCCATGTGACCCCGCTTGAAGAACTTTCCTACGGTAAACGCCCGCTGGGCCATGCGTTAATAACGGGTATGTCGGGGGAAGGTAAAACCACGCTGCTTAACTTCCTGCTGGCGCAGTCAATGAAGTACAACCCGCGGCTTTTTGTTTATGACCGTGACCGCGGTATGGAGCCGTTCATTCGAAGCGTTGGTGGCTACTATAAAGTTCTGCAACAGGGTATGCCGTCCGGGTTTGCCCCGCTTCAGATTGAACCGACCAAACGCAATATTGCCCTCATTAAAAACCTGTTCCGCATTTGTGTGGAAACCACCAATAACGGGCCTATCAGCGCAACGATGGCTACCGAACTGGCTGAAGGCGTTGATGCGGTTATGGGGGAAGGCTCACTTATTCCACGCGAGGCGCGCACCGTTACTATCCTGGACGGGTACGTGAATGAAGTTGTGGAAAATGGCGTATCACTGAAAGGGCTGCTGCGCGAATGGACGCGCGAAGGCCAGTATGGCTGGCTGTTTGACAATGATAAAGACAGCCTGGATCTCAGCGCGAATGATATTTTTGGCTTCGATTTATCCGAGTTTATCGCAGCCAAAGAGGAAGTATCCAGCCCGGCCCGTACTCCGCTCATGATGTACCTTCTGTACCGGGTACGTGACTCCATCGACGGCAAACGCCGCGTCATTCAGTGCTTTGACGAGTTCCACGCCTACCTTGACGATCCGGTTATCGAGCGTGAAGTTAAGCGTGGTATCAAAACTGACCGTAAGAAAGACGCTATCTATGTGTTTGCCACGCAGGAGCCGAACGATGCGCTGTCCAGCCGTATTGGCCGCACGATCATGTCGCAGACCGTCACAAAAATCTGCCTGCGCGATCCGGAAGCTATCCGAGAGGATTATGCCTTCCTTACTGATGCTGAATACGACGCGCTGATGTCGATTACCGAACACTCCAGACAGTTCCTGGTTAAACAAGGGCAACAGTCTGCGATTGCTTCTTTCAATCTCTACCCTCGCAACAGCGACGATATTGATGCAGATATTAAGACAATGGACAACGTTCTTAGCGTGTTGTCCGGTGAACCACAAAATGCCGAAATTGCGCATGAGCTGGTTGAACGGCTCGGTAATGACCCTGAAGTATGGCTCAAAGAATACTGGCGCCTGACGGCTTAA
- a CDS encoding restriction endonuclease — translation MFPFPTTENLILWACSAIALFAVVFFRRSVRNRRHKRKQQSARRVLERIKTLPGFPQKINYLRKIDPFVFEELLLEGFEAHGFRTIRNKRYTGDGGIDGQVIIGKYRYLIQAKRYRGHIALQHVQEFEKLLKRHNCRGLFCHTGKTGAGSKSVSIASERMEIISGQRLIDLLTPGSSFTIATAPQTMMKRTAATLETSTIVKDAGKENRYHES, via the coding sequence ATGTTCCCCTTCCCCACTACAGAAAACCTTATTCTATGGGCTTGCAGCGCCATCGCACTGTTTGCCGTTGTATTCTTCCGGCGTTCAGTACGCAACCGACGACACAAAAGGAAGCAGCAAAGTGCGCGGCGGGTGCTGGAGCGCATAAAGACGTTGCCGGGCTTCCCACAAAAAATTAACTACCTGAGGAAAATTGATCCTTTTGTGTTTGAAGAACTGTTGCTGGAAGGATTTGAAGCGCATGGCTTCAGAACCATCAGAAACAAACGCTATACCGGCGATGGAGGCATTGACGGCCAGGTAATAATAGGAAAATATCGCTATCTTATTCAGGCTAAACGCTATCGCGGCCATATTGCTTTACAGCACGTACAGGAGTTCGAGAAGTTGCTTAAACGTCATAACTGTCGCGGTCTGTTTTGCCATACCGGGAAAACCGGCGCAGGTTCAAAATCTGTCAGTATTGCCAGTGAACGGATGGAGATTATCAGCGGCCAGCGCCTGATAGATTTGCTCACGCCCGGCAGCTCCTTCACTATCGCAACCGCCCCGCAGACGATGATGAAGCGTACCGCAGCAACACTAGAAACGAGCACCATTGTTAAAGATGCCGGTAAAGAAAATCGATACCATGAGAGTTAA
- a CDS encoding type IV secretion system protein — protein MKKTLTAVLLTTGLILGGAQSASAGIIVTNPTELAKQVEQLQQMAQQLEQLKSQLQTQKNMYESMAKTTNLGDLLGTSTSTLANNLPDNWKEIYSDAMNSSSSVTPSVNSMMGQFNAEVDDMTPSEAITYMNKKLAEKGAYDRVMAEKAYNNQMQELTDMQELTEQIKTTPDLKSIADLQARIQTSQGAIQGEQAKLNLMNMLQQSQDKLLRAQKERATHNFVFGTGGDVTASPSIN, from the coding sequence ATGAAAAAAACACTGACGGCAGTATTGCTGACCACCGGCCTGATTCTGGGAGGCGCGCAAAGCGCTTCCGCAGGCATCATCGTGACCAACCCTACTGAACTGGCTAAACAGGTCGAGCAGCTTCAGCAAATGGCGCAGCAGCTGGAGCAGCTTAAAAGCCAGCTGCAAACGCAGAAAAATATGTATGAGTCGATGGCAAAGACAACCAACCTGGGCGATCTGCTGGGGACGTCTACCAGCACGCTGGCAAATAATTTGCCGGACAACTGGAAGGAGATTTACAGCGACGCCATGAACTCCAGTTCTTCCGTCACGCCTTCAGTTAACAGCATGATGGGCCAGTTTAATGCGGAAGTTGACGACATGACGCCCAGCGAAGCAATTACCTACATGAACAAAAAGCTGGCTGAAAAAGGCGCTTATGACCGCGTTATGGCAGAAAAAGCCTACAACAACCAGATGCAGGAACTAACCGATATGCAGGAGCTGACGGAGCAGATTAAAACGACTCCAGACCTGAAATCGATTGCTGACTTACAGGCCCGTATCCAGACGTCACAGGGTGCTATTCAGGGTGAGCAGGCGAAGCTGAATCTGATGAACATGTTGCAGCAGTCACAGGACAAGCTATTACGTGCGCAGAAAGAACGTGCCACCCACAATTTTGTTTTTGGAACCGGCGGGGACGTTACCGCGTCACCTTCAATTAACTGA
- the korA gene encoding transcriptional repressor KorA, giving the protein MERLYLVLQSQILELFETGKVKEVTIKRVSLKTWYPVFQIDDEQLGQIACSIRVNKEHELRTWADLRLLAEFLKDKCGVEECRLNLQSTEDSE; this is encoded by the coding sequence ATGGAACGTTTGTACCTTGTATTGCAATCACAGATCCTGGAGCTATTTGAAACAGGAAAAGTGAAGGAGGTAACGATAAAACGGGTTTCATTAAAGACGTGGTATCCCGTTTTTCAGATAGACGATGAACAGTTGGGCCAGATCGCATGTTCCATTCGGGTTAACAAAGAGCATGAACTACGAACCTGGGCTGATTTAAGGCTACTGGCAGAGTTTTTGAAAGATAAGTGTGGCGTTGAAGAATGCCGGTTAAATCTGCAATCAACAGAAGATAGTGAGTAA
- a CDS encoding H-NS family nucleoid-associated regulatory protein, which translates to MLVPLKSEKRPKGEPMYRDPDNPFNTWTGIGKRPAWLTAKLDAGISLEAMKMQGVANPREHRQVKYRDPRNAENTWSGTGRRPTWLKELLDSGLSLDDLKI; encoded by the coding sequence ATGCTGGTTCCCCTGAAATCAGAAAAACGCCCCAAAGGTGAACCCATGTATCGTGACCCGGATAACCCTTTTAATACGTGGACTGGTATAGGGAAGCGCCCGGCCTGGCTAACTGCAAAATTGGACGCTGGCATTAGCCTGGAAGCCATGAAAATGCAGGGCGTTGCCAACCCCAGAGAACATAGACAAGTAAAATACCGCGACCCCAGGAACGCAGAAAATACCTGGTCCGGGACTGGCCGCCGACCAACATGGCTCAAAGAGCTGCTTGATAGTGGTTTATCACTTGATGATCTAAAGATATAA
- a CDS encoding virB8 family protein, with protein MKANKKTGLTREAIKEFNESRKGLEVDLMDEVLKSRRTAWMVATGSAVVTVFALSLVGYVVHKYSQPIPAHLLTLNEATHEVQQVKLTRDQTSYGDEIDKFWLTQYVIHRESYDFYSVQVDYTAVGLMSTPNVAESYQSKFKGRNGLDKVLGDSETTRVKINSVILDKPHGVATIRFTTVRRVRSNPVDDQPQRWIAIMGYEYKSLAMNAEQRYVNPLGFRVTSYRVNPEVN; from the coding sequence ATGAAAGCTAATAAAAAAACAGGGCTTACACGTGAAGCCATTAAAGAGTTCAACGAAAGCCGTAAAGGGCTTGAAGTTGATCTGATGGATGAAGTGCTGAAGTCCCGGCGTACCGCCTGGATGGTTGCCACCGGTTCAGCGGTGGTAACTGTTTTTGCACTCTCTTTAGTTGGTTACGTGGTGCATAAGTACAGCCAGCCAATCCCCGCACATCTGCTAACGCTCAACGAGGCCACTCACGAAGTACAGCAGGTCAAGCTGACCCGCGACCAGACCTCTTATGGTGACGAAATTGATAAGTTCTGGCTGACACAATATGTCATTCACCGTGAGAGCTATGACTTCTATTCAGTTCAGGTCGACTATACGGCCGTTGGCTTAATGTCCACGCCGAACGTGGCAGAGTCTTACCAGAGCAAGTTCAAGGGCCGCAACGGTCTTGATAAGGTTCTGGGCGACAGTGAAACGACCCGCGTGAAGATTAACTCTGTGATCCTCGATAAACCGCACGGCGTAGCAACGATACGCTTTACTACGGTTCGCCGCGTGCGCAGCAATCCCGTTGATGATCAGCCGCAGCGCTGGATTGCCATTATGGGGTATGAATATAAATCGCTGGCGATGAATGCTGAGCAGCGTTATGTCAACCCGCTGGGTTTCCGCGTGACGAGTTATCGCGTCAACCCGGAAGTTAACTGA